A genome region from Manihot esculenta cultivar AM560-2 chromosome 5, M.esculenta_v8, whole genome shotgun sequence includes the following:
- the LOC110614640 gene encoding eukaryotic translation initiation factor 1A yields the protein MPKNKGKGGKNRKRGKNEADDEKRELVFKEDGQEYAQVLRMLGNGRCEAMCIDGSKRLCHIRGKMHKKVWIASGDIILVGLRDYQDDKADVILKYMPDEARLLKAYSELPDNIRLNEGIAGGIDDDDDGAADDYIEFEDEDIDKI from the coding sequence ATGCCGAAGAACAAGGGAAAGGGAGGCAAGAACCGCAAGAGAGGAAAGAACGAGGCCGACGACGAGAAGCGAGAGCTTGTCTTCAAAGAAGACGGTCAGGAATATGCTCAGGTCCTCCGCATGCTTGGCAACGGCCGCTGCGAAGCCATGTGTATCGACGGCTCTAAACGCCTCTGCCATATCCGAGGGAAGATGCATAAGAAGGTTTGGATTGCCTCCGGTGATATAATCCTCGTTGGCCTTAGGGATTACCAGGATGATAAGGCTGATGTCATCCTCAAGTACATGCCTGATGAGGCTCGGCTCTTGAAGGCTTATAGCGAGTTGCCTGATAACATTAGGTTGAACGAAGGAATTGCCGGTGgaattgatgatgatgatgatggtgcTGCCGATGATTACATCGAGTTTGAGGACGAAGACATCGATAAGATCTGA